The genomic region CGCGCGCCTTCTGCGCCTCGGCCGCACGATCGCGCGGCGGAGCACTGGTCACGAGCGCGTCCAGCAGCTCGTGCGCCGCGTGTGCGACCCGGTCGACGGCGCGGTTGAACACTTCTTCGTTCGCCCTGGACGGCCTCGTGAAGCCGGAGAGCTTCCGCACGAACTGGAGCGACGAGGCACGGACCTCCTCCGGCGTGGCGGGCGGTTTGAAGTTGTGCAGCGTCTTGATGTTCCGGCACATGACCGTCTCCTAATTCGTCAAATACCTTTTGCGCAATGGGCCCCCATCGGGTACGTCGGGCGGAGGAGGTCTCCGGAGATGAGCGGGAAGCGA from Candidatus Eisenbacteria bacterium harbors:
- a CDS encoding DUF2277 domain-containing protein, giving the protein MCRNIKTLHNFKPPATPEEVRASSLQFVRKLSGFTRPSRANEEVFNRAVDRVAHAAHELLDALVTSAPPRDRAAEAQKARARTAKRFPPSEAGSIA